In Leptotrichia sp. OH3620_COT-345, a genomic segment contains:
- a CDS encoding anaerobic ribonucleoside triphosphate reductase, which translates to MQLSGTLKNVIDGIVKVEKNDINNENANMSSMTPAGQMMRFASEVSKMYALENLISPKFSEAHQKGEIHIHDLDFYPSKTTTCLQYDLADMFEKGFHTKHGYIREAKSITTYATLATIIFQTNQNEQHGGQSIPAFDFYMAKGVLKSFRRHFRYRILSFLSLDYVDETNKKVKAFINESIHTILPDNEIIEKTSEYFNIEKSQIKRLLEIAYDDTRLETYQAMEGFLHNLNTMHSRGGNQVVFSSINYGTDYSEEGRMVIRELLKATEDGLGKRETPIFPIQIFKVKEGISYSDEDYKLAMENMDNFEEMINGKIKFSTPNFDLLLLACRTTSRRLFPNFLFLDSPFNKHELWNIDDPLKYKYEVATMGCRTRVFENLNGEKSSLGRGNLSFTSINFPRIAIKTRQKVEKELNKMNFNSEQEKLSIKNEMLVKEFQTKIKEMTYLVAEQLLERYNFQRTALAKQFPFMGANDLWKGMGKKEPNEELYDILNSGSLSIGFVGGANAMYALFDVDHGNSELAYSTLYNTIKMMSEITDELKMFHKLNFSILATPAESLAGRFLKIDKKEFGDIPNVTDRDYYVNSFHIDVKNKIGIFEKIKKEAPFHNLTRSGHITYVELDGEARKNIGVILKIVKTMKDCEIGYGSINHPVDRCRTCGTEAIINDKCPVCGSHDISKIRRITGYLTGDLDCWNSAKKAEEKDRVKHGL; encoded by the coding sequence ATGCAATTATCCGGAACATTAAAAAATGTAATTGACGGAATAGTAAAAGTGGAAAAAAATGATATAAATAATGAAAATGCCAATATGTCGTCCATGACTCCCGCAGGTCAGATGATGCGCTTTGCAAGTGAAGTTTCCAAAATGTACGCACTGGAAAATTTAATATCTCCTAAGTTTTCTGAAGCACATCAAAAGGGTGAAATTCATATTCACGATCTCGATTTTTATCCGAGTAAAACGACGACTTGTCTTCAGTATGATCTGGCAGATATGTTTGAAAAAGGATTTCATACTAAACATGGATATATAAGGGAAGCCAAAAGTATAACTACTTATGCTACTCTTGCCACTATAATTTTTCAAACTAATCAGAATGAACAGCATGGAGGACAATCCATCCCTGCATTTGACTTTTATATGGCTAAAGGGGTATTAAAATCTTTCAGAAGACATTTCAGATATAGAATTTTGAGTTTTCTTTCCCTTGATTATGTCGATGAAACTAATAAAAAAGTAAAAGCTTTTATAAATGAGAGTATTCATACTATTCTCCCTGACAATGAAATTATTGAAAAAACTTCAGAGTATTTCAATATAGAAAAATCCCAGATTAAAAGACTTCTGGAAATTGCCTATGATGACACACGTCTTGAAACTTATCAGGCAATGGAAGGATTTCTCCATAATCTGAATACAATGCACTCAAGAGGAGGAAATCAAGTCGTATTTTCATCAATTAATTACGGTACCGATTATTCCGAAGAAGGAAGAATGGTCATAAGGGAATTACTGAAAGCTACTGAAGACGGTCTTGGAAAAAGAGAAACACCTATATTCCCCATACAGATTTTTAAAGTAAAAGAAGGAATAAGCTATTCAGATGAAGACTATAAATTGGCAATGGAAAATATGGATAATTTTGAAGAAATGATAAATGGAAAAATAAAGTTTTCCACGCCTAACTTTGATTTACTTCTTCTCGCTTGCAGAACTACAAGCAGAAGACTGTTTCCGAATTTCCTTTTTCTTGATTCACCTTTCAATAAACATGAATTATGGAATATTGATGACCCCCTGAAGTATAAATATGAAGTAGCTACAATGGGTTGTAGAACAAGAGTTTTTGAAAATCTGAACGGAGAAAAAAGTAGTCTTGGAAGGGGAAATCTATCATTTACAAGTATTAATTTCCCAAGAATCGCTATAAAAACAAGACAAAAAGTCGAAAAAGAATTAAATAAAATGAACTTTAACAGTGAGCAGGAAAAACTGAGTATAAAAAACGAAATGCTCGTAAAGGAATTTCAAACAAAAATAAAAGAAATGACTTATCTTGTTGCTGAACAGCTTCTTGAAAGATATAACTTCCAACGAACTGCACTGGCAAAACAATTTCCTTTTATGGGAGCAAATGACTTATGGAAAGGTATGGGTAAAAAAGAACCTAATGAGGAGCTGTATGATATCTTAAATTCAGGCTCTTTGAGTATAGGATTTGTAGGAGGAGCAAATGCAATGTATGCACTTTTCGATGTAGATCACGGTAATAGCGAACTTGCTTATAGTACTCTTTATAATACAATAAAAATGATGAGTGAAATAACCGATGAACTGAAAATGTTTCACAAACTCAACTTTTCTATTTTGGCAACTCCTGCTGAAAGCCTCGCAGGAAGATTTTTAAAAATTGATAAAAAAGAATTCGGAGATATTCCCAATGTAACAGATAGAGATTACTATGTAAATTCTTTTCACATTGATGTAAAAAATAAAATAGGTATTTTTGAAAAAATAAAAAAAGAAGCTCCTTTCCATAATCTTACAAGATCAGGACATATTACTTATGTTGAACTGGACGGAGAAGCAAGAAAAAATATAGGAGTAATATTAAAAATAGTAAAAACTATGAAGGATTGTGAAATAGGCTACGGTTCAATAAATCATCCTGTAGACAGATGTAGAACATGTGGAACCGAAGCAATAATAAATGACAAATGTCCGGTATGCGGAAGCCATGATATCTCAAAAATAAGAAGGATTACAGGTTATCTTACAGGAGATTTGGACTGTTGGAACAGTGCAAAAAAGGCTGAAGAAAAAGATCGTGTAAAACATGGACTGTAA
- a CDS encoding DUF3100 domain-containing protein produces MKNKNFIYLFIFSAIVILAAEFIGIKVIMVGKIRISLLPLVFALGITMIFAIKVFRKGIFQKVYSKENVKFAGKYLIIIMLPLMARYGADVAPKLKDILSIGWIFLVQETGNLGTVILGLPVAILLGLKREAIGATLGLGREGELAYISEKYTLNSPEGEGVLAIYIFGTLFGALFFSIVAPLFTSLGLSPEALAIASGMGSASMMTGASSSLVAVYPHLEKTIRAYAAASQLLTSFIGTFTMVFLAVPLQKFIYSKLVKEEKNGK; encoded by the coding sequence ATGAAAAATAAAAATTTTATTTATCTATTTATATTTTCAGCAATTGTAATATTAGCTGCTGAATTTATAGGAATAAAAGTAATAATGGTCGGAAAAATAAGGATAAGTCTTTTGCCTTTAGTTTTCGCTCTTGGGATAACAATGATTTTTGCAATAAAAGTCTTCAGAAAAGGAATATTTCAAAAAGTATACTCAAAAGAAAATGTAAAGTTTGCAGGAAAATACCTGATTATAATTATGTTGCCTCTAATGGCAAGATACGGTGCCGATGTAGCACCAAAACTAAAAGATATATTATCAATCGGATGGATATTTTTAGTGCAGGAAACGGGTAATCTCGGAACCGTTATCTTAGGACTTCCTGTAGCTATACTGTTAGGACTGAAAAGAGAAGCCATAGGAGCGACACTGGGTCTCGGACGTGAAGGTGAACTTGCATATATTTCAGAAAAATATACTTTAAATTCTCCCGAAGGTGAAGGAGTTCTTGCCATATATATTTTTGGAACTCTTTTCGGAGCTTTATTTTTCAGTATTGTCGCACCTTTATTTACATCTTTGGGACTTAGCCCTGAAGCTTTAGCAATTGCTTCAGGAATGGGTTCTGCAAGTATGATGACCGGAGCAAGTTCAAGTCTTGTAGCAGTTTACCCTCATTTGGAAAAGACAATAAGGGCTTATGCCGCGGCAAGTCAGCTTCTCACGAGCTTTATAGGAACATTTACAATGGTATTTCTTGCAGTTCCTTTACAAAAATTCATTTACTCAAAACTGGTTAAGGAGGAAAAAAATGGAAAATAA
- a CDS encoding M20/M25/M40 family metallo-hydrolase, producing MGFSENFNEIYEIAEDIYLHPELGYKEFRTSGIIENFILKYAPEIKIHKFSRTGLKISLPKNKKNLLNMVFIAELDAVYTPAHFHADKNTGAAHNCGHYSQVAIALSLFKELFLTREYENLDYNISFVFVPAEEFLDLEYRENLREKGEIKYFGGKPEAMRLGIFDEFDFGIAIHSMGGKYGKRTIEINSDLAGFIYKNYTFIGKAAHAGFAPQEGINAYSMSTVFNTALGLLRQHFNEREMVRLNPVILNHKMGVNVIPQEIKIGCDFRAQSVEYILEGIEKLDNAAKGSALSMSGKVKTETCMGYLPFKQDRYLSRFVEEEYKNFALIENIITERAISAAGDIGDLSYMFPCIQIGYSGFKGTIHGTDFIHDDTEYIFSIFPEFIFKVLKNMSGKIDKNRLYKKSYKEYEKIILKLGGEKNEK from the coding sequence ATGGGATTTTCTGAAAATTTTAATGAAATTTATGAAATAGCGGAAGACATTTATTTACATCCGGAGCTTGGGTATAAAGAATTCAGGACTTCAGGAATTATAGAAAACTTTATTTTAAAATACGCACCTGAAATAAAGATACATAAATTCTCCCGGACGGGGCTGAAAATCTCTCTTCCGAAAAATAAAAAAAATCTTCTGAATATGGTATTTATTGCTGAGCTTGATGCAGTTTATACACCTGCACATTTCCATGCCGACAAAAATACAGGGGCAGCTCATAATTGCGGTCATTATTCACAAGTTGCCATTGCTCTTTCACTTTTTAAAGAACTTTTTCTAACTCGTGAATATGAAAATCTGGATTACAATATCAGCTTTGTATTTGTTCCTGCAGAAGAATTTCTTGATCTCGAATATAGAGAAAATTTAAGAGAAAAAGGAGAAATAAAATATTTCGGGGGTAAACCTGAGGCGATGAGGCTAGGTATATTTGACGAATTTGACTTTGGAATAGCTATCCACTCAATGGGAGGAAAATATGGCAAAAGAACAATAGAAATAAATTCAGACTTGGCGGGTTTCATTTACAAAAACTATACTTTTATAGGCAAAGCGGCACATGCAGGTTTTGCCCCTCAGGAAGGAATTAATGCATACAGTATGTCTACAGTTTTTAATACTGCATTAGGATTATTAAGACAGCATTTCAACGAAAGAGAAATGGTGAGGCTGAATCCGGTCATACTAAATCACAAAATGGGAGTAAATGTCATTCCTCAGGAAATTAAAATAGGATGTGATTTCAGAGCACAATCCGTAGAATACATACTCGAGGGAATTGAAAAACTTGATAATGCGGCAAAAGGATCTGCTCTGTCCATGTCAGGAAAAGTAAAAACAGAAACTTGCATGGGGTACCTTCCTTTTAAACAGGACAGATATCTTTCAAGATTCGTGGAAGAAGAATATAAAAATTTTGCTTTAATAGAAAATATTATAACAGAGAGGGCAATAAGTGCTGCAGGTGACATAGGGGACCTGTCATATATGTTCCCTTGTATTCAGATCGGATACAGCGGATTTAAAGGGACAATACACGGAACTGATTTCATACACGACGATACTGAATATATTTTTTCAATATTTCCCGAATTTATATTCAAAGTTTTAAAAAATATGTCAGGAAAAATTGATAAAAATAGACTTTACAAAAAAAGTTACAAAGAATACGAAAAAATAATACTGAAACTTGGAGGAGAGAAAAATGAAAAATAA
- a CDS encoding Ada metal-binding domain-containing protein: MIKDQKKIDEYYEMIIQKNPEYVGIFYVGVKTTGVFCRPIWPSKKPEKENCEFFETAKEALLASYRPCKRCQPLNIPSSLSPEVRKLIAAVEKNPERKWTDRRGLEREIENLRKKFNGALVPGTNNVLKKLKLELNHYFKGSLMEFSVPLAEELGTPYQKKIWKQYLQELL; this comes from the coding sequence ATGATAAAAGATCAAAAGAAAATAGATGAATATTATGAAATGATTATTCAAAAAAATCCCGAGTATGTGGGGATTTTTTATGTAGGAGTTAAAACAACGGGAGTTTTCTGCCGTCCTATATGGCCTTCAAAGAAGCCGGAAAAAGAAAACTGTGAATTTTTTGAAACAGCGAAGGAAGCGCTGCTTGCCTCGTACAGACCGTGTAAAAGATGTCAGCCTTTAAATATTCCTTCATCTCTTTCTCCTGAAGTAAGGAAACTGATTGCCGCTGTTGAGAAAAATCCTGAAAGAAAATGGACTGACAGAAGAGGACTTGAAAGGGAAATAGAAAATTTAAGGAAAAAATTTAACGGGGCATTAGTTCCCGGCACAAATAATGTTCTCAAAAAACTGAAACTGGAATTGAATCATTATTTTAAAGGTTCATTAATGGAGTTTTCCGTTCCCCTTGCAGAAGAGCTCGGAACACCTTATCAGAAAAAAATATGGAAGCAATACCTGCAGGAACTACTTTAA
- a CDS encoding methylated-DNA--[protein]-cysteine S-methyltransferase: MEAIPAGTTLSYKELAVKSGNIKVSRAVARANGTNRISILIPCHRVINSDGELGDYGGGVHRKKWLLELERKSVSDY; the protein is encoded by the coding sequence ATGGAAGCAATACCTGCAGGAACTACTTTAAGCTATAAGGAATTAGCCGTAAAATCAGGTAATATAAAAGTAAGCAGAGCAGTAGCAAGGGCAAACGGAACAAACCGGATTTCCATTCTTATTCCATGTCACCGTGTTATTAATTCCGATGGAGAGTTGGGAGATTACGGAGGAGGTGTACATAGGAAAAAATGGCTGTTGGAACTGGAAAGAAAGAGTGTAAGCGATTATTAG
- the guaA gene encoding glutamine-hydrolyzing GMP synthase codes for MKEKIIIVDFGSQYSQLIARRIREMEVYCEIVPVINIEKIKSGQEKIKGIIFSGGPASVYEKDSPTVDESVFSLDIPILGICYGMQLITHLNGGIVEKAETREFGKAVLKVVDSNNSLFLGVPETSNIWMSHNDHITKLPSGFDIIAETDSSIAAISNNKGIYALQFHPEVVHSQCGTEIISNFVFNICGCEKNWKITGFIEEKTKYIKKIVGSDHVLLALSGGVDSSVAAVLINNAIGKQLTCMFVDTGLLRKDEGKKVLSYYKEHFDLNIVFVDAKDRFLNKLKGIDEPEAKRKIIGNEFIEVFNEEIRKLKGQEGAKFLAQGTIYPDVIESQSIKGPSHTIKSHHNVGGLPEDLNFELLEPLKELFKDEVRKVGRELGLPDIIINRHPFPGPGLGIRVIGEVTAEKVKILQEADDVFVTELMEKDLYGKVDQAFITLLPVKTVGVMGDQRTYEYVAAIRSVNTIDFMTATWSKLPYEFLEDVSNKIINKVNGINRIVYDISSKPPGTIEWE; via the coding sequence ATGAAAGAAAAAATTATAATTGTTGATTTCGGTTCCCAATATAGTCAACTTATAGCAAGGCGAATAAGGGAAATGGAAGTTTACTGTGAAATTGTACCGGTAATAAATATTGAAAAAATAAAAAGCGGACAAGAAAAAATAAAAGGAATTATTTTTTCGGGAGGTCCTGCTTCGGTTTATGAAAAAGATTCTCCTACTGTGGATGAGTCTGTTTTCAGTCTTGATATTCCTATACTGGGAATATGTTACGGGATGCAGCTTATTACTCATCTGAATGGAGGGATTGTAGAAAAAGCTGAAACAAGAGAATTCGGAAAAGCTGTACTGAAAGTAGTTGACAGTAATAATTCTCTTTTTTTAGGTGTTCCTGAAACTTCCAATATATGGATGAGTCATAATGACCATATTACAAAGCTTCCGTCAGGATTTGACATAATTGCAGAAACAGATTCTTCAATAGCTGCAATATCTAATAATAAAGGGATTTACGCATTGCAGTTTCATCCTGAAGTAGTTCATTCTCAGTGTGGAACGGAAATTATTTCAAATTTTGTATTTAATATATGCGGTTGTGAAAAAAACTGGAAAATCACCGGTTTTATCGAAGAGAAAACAAAATATATAAAAAAAATAGTCGGAAGTGACCATGTGCTTCTTGCGTTGTCGGGAGGAGTGGATTCTTCAGTTGCTGCAGTTCTTATTAACAATGCTATAGGTAAACAGCTTACATGTATGTTTGTGGATACGGGGCTTTTAAGAAAAGATGAAGGGAAAAAAGTACTTTCATATTATAAGGAACATTTTGATTTGAATATTGTATTTGTTGATGCTAAAGATAGGTTTTTAAATAAACTTAAAGGAATCGATGAGCCTGAAGCTAAAAGAAAAATTATCGGAAATGAATTTATAGAAGTATTTAATGAAGAAATTCGAAAACTGAAAGGACAGGAAGGAGCAAAATTTCTTGCACAGGGAACGATTTATCCTGATGTGATTGAATCTCAGTCCATAAAAGGACCTTCACATACCATAAAGTCACATCATAATGTAGGAGGACTTCCTGAAGACCTTAATTTTGAACTGCTTGAACCTTTAAAAGAACTTTTTAAAGATGAAGTAAGGAAAGTAGGACGTGAACTTGGACTTCCTGATATTATTATAAACAGACACCCATTTCCGGGTCCGGGACTTGGAATAAGAGTTATCGGAGAAGTTACTGCTGAAAAAGTGAAAATATTACAGGAAGCTGATGATGTATTTGTAACCGAACTCATGGAAAAGGATCTTTACGGAAAGGTAGATCAAGCGTTTATAACATTGCTTCCTGTGAAAACTGTAGGAGTTATGGGTGACCAGAGGACTTATGAATATGTGGCTGCTATCCGTTCGGTAAATACTATTGACTTTATGACTGCTACATGGTCGAAACTTCCTTATGAGTTTTTAGAGGATGTATCAAATAAGATTATAAATAAAGTGAACGGAATAAATAGAATTGTGTATGATATTTCTTCCAAACCGCCGGGAACAATTGAGTGGGAGTGA
- a CDS encoding DUF4365 domain-containing protein: MANMIERIGVHHCAEIAVRNKWIFREQPVDDIGIDAHMEFVDESGKNRQLLALQIKSGSSWFKEKKDDYIVFRDINERQYNYWTTNSLPCIVVLYNPDDDMCIWQKLTDKTIERTKGGRGKGFFVKVPTAQTFLNHPSNEILLSFTNLPKHVLNYNFLLSQKKFIQIIKDGGTVKLHSTEWVNKSSGKGETELIVDDGENEKRYLYPYYFPFTPYTEVFPKLFPWADFEADEDFYMEEDESLWREYHCYYDKEDEEWLIVGDSFEEFRNKLNPMRSINHSGEVAEYMLTLSINELGRSFLTIDDYISQDQPYTKAVPEE, encoded by the coding sequence ATGGCTAATATGATTGAACGCATAGGAGTTCATCATTGTGCTGAAATCGCTGTGCGTAATAAATGGATATTTAGAGAACAACCAGTTGATGATATTGGCATTGATGCTCATATGGAATTTGTTGACGAGTCTGGCAAAAACAGACAACTTTTAGCATTGCAAATCAAATCAGGCTCCAGTTGGTTTAAGGAAAAAAAAGATGATTATATAGTTTTTAGAGATATAAATGAGAGACAATACAATTATTGGACTACAAATTCCTTACCGTGTATTGTAGTTTTATATAATCCAGATGATGATATGTGCATTTGGCAGAAATTAACTGATAAAACTATCGAAAGAACAAAAGGAGGTAGAGGCAAGGGATTTTTTGTTAAAGTTCCTACCGCTCAGACATTTTTAAATCATCCATCAAATGAAATACTTCTTTCTTTTACCAACCTACCAAAACATGTTTTAAATTATAACTTTTTGTTGTCTCAAAAGAAATTCATTCAGATTATTAAAGATGGAGGAACAGTTAAACTTCATTCAACAGAATGGGTAAACAAGAGTAGTGGCAAAGGAGAGACAGAATTGATTGTCGATGATGGAGAAAATGAAAAGAGATATTTATATCCATATTATTTTCCTTTTACTCCTTACACTGAAGTTTTTCCTAAATTGTTCCCCTGGGCAGATTTTGAAGCTGATGAAGATTTTTATATGGAAGAAGACGAATCACTATGGCGTGAATATCATTGTTATTATGATAAAGAGGATGAAGAATGGCTTATTGTTGGAGATTCATTTGAAGAATTTCGAAATAAATTAAATCCGATGCGTAGCATTAACCATTCAGGAGAAGTGGCTGAATATATGTTGACTTTAAGTATAAACGAATTAGGCAGATCATTTTTAACCATAGATGATTATATATCACAAGATCAACCATATACAAAGGCAGTACCAGAAGAATAA
- a CDS encoding helix-turn-helix domain-containing protein encodes MSLGKLIKKFRELRRITQKALGDRTHLDDVRIRQYELDIRTPKEDVLENISTALHVNKEYLKEPDYPYTEHDLMRFLFKLDDSIEVNIRPVIVNDEDPEYTTTGIYFGSEAILRIRGMLEQWQKMKKKYENNEITREAYEDWKANYPDSLKKDYVPFEESNLKRFNNGMSVKIPPEIK; translated from the coding sequence TTGAGTTTGGGTAAATTGATAAAGAAATTCCGTGAACTACGGAGAATCACTCAAAAAGCATTAGGAGACAGAACGCATTTAGATGATGTTAGAATCAGACAATATGAGCTTGATATTCGCACTCCCAAAGAGGATGTTTTGGAAAATATATCTACTGCACTCCATGTAAATAAAGAGTATTTAAAAGAACCTGATTATCCCTATACGGAACATGATTTGATGAGATTCTTGTTTAAGCTGGACGACAGCATTGAAGTCAATATAAGACCTGTTATTGTAAATGACGAAGATCCTGAATATACTACCACAGGTATCTATTTTGGTAGTGAAGCCATTCTTAGAATTAGAGGCATGCTCGAACAATGGCAAAAAATGAAGAAAAAATACGAAAATAATGAGATCACAAGAGAAGCATATGAGGATTGGAAGGCAAACTACCCCGACAGTCTAAAAAAAGATTATGTTCCTTTTGAAGAAAGTAATCTCAAACGCTTTAATAACGGTATGTCAGTTAAAATTCCACCGGAAATAAAATAG
- a CDS encoding DNA-binding protein produces the protein MEKLFLTSKEVADLLNISQQQAYKIIRDMNKQLAEHGFLILRGKINKKYFLEQIYKAKEEE, from the coding sequence ATGGAAAAATTATTTCTTACTTCAAAAGAGGTTGCCGATTTACTAAATATTTCGCAGCAACAGGCTTATAAGATCATCCGAGATATGAATAAGCAGCTTGCTGAACACGGCTTTCTTATCCTTAGGGGAAAAATCAATAAGAAATACTTTCTGGAACAAATCTACAAAGCAAAGGAGGAAGAATAA
- a CDS encoding site-specific integrase, with amino-acid sequence MPAYKDEKSGKWFVSFYYKDWDGESRKKLKRGFETKKDAIAYERNFTVKMSGSLNMLFEDYFELYKSDVIGTVRLNTWMTKEHMIRTKILPFFTGMKVSEIKPVVVKKWHNVLLNIENAEGEVYKPTYLKSIHAQLSCMFNHAVKYYGLKQNPCKITGRIGKQKSDEEVAFWTKEEYLQFIEAVKDKDISFYAFELLYWTGIRLGELRALTKGDFNFEKKTMRISKSAQRINGEEVITDPKTPKSKRTIILPDFLIKELQDYFLKIEYFSDEEQIFPKCKTYFNKEMQRGIKKSGVKKIKLHALRHSHISLLIEMGFTPVDIAARTGHESIKVLMDYSHMFPNKQMDMANRLDKEGEYSESTEISKL; translated from the coding sequence ATGCCGGCATATAAGGATGAAAAAAGCGGAAAATGGTTCGTTTCATTCTATTACAAAGACTGGGACGGTGAAAGCAGAAAGAAGTTGAAGAGAGGGTTTGAAACAAAGAAGGATGCAATAGCTTATGAGAGGAATTTCACAGTTAAAATGTCAGGTTCTCTCAATATGTTATTTGAAGATTATTTTGAACTGTATAAATCCGATGTGATTGGAACTGTAAGGCTTAATACTTGGATGACAAAGGAGCATATGATAAGAACGAAAATACTCCCGTTTTTCACCGGAATGAAAGTCAGCGAGATAAAGCCTGTAGTCGTTAAGAAATGGCATAATGTACTTTTGAACATTGAAAATGCGGAAGGAGAAGTGTACAAGCCAACTTACCTGAAATCGATCCATGCACAACTTAGCTGTATGTTCAATCATGCGGTCAAGTACTACGGACTAAAACAGAATCCGTGCAAGATAACAGGACGAATCGGAAAGCAGAAGAGTGATGAGGAAGTAGCGTTTTGGACAAAAGAGGAATACTTGCAGTTTATAGAAGCTGTTAAGGACAAGGATATTTCATTTTATGCTTTTGAACTACTTTATTGGACGGGAATTCGTTTGGGTGAACTCAGAGCTTTGACGAAAGGGGATTTTAACTTTGAGAAAAAAACAATGAGAATCAGCAAATCCGCACAGAGAATTAACGGAGAAGAGGTCATTACCGATCCAAAAACACCAAAAAGTAAGCGAACAATCATACTTCCGGATTTTCTAATCAAAGAACTTCAAGACTACTTCTTAAAGATAGAATACTTTTCTGATGAAGAACAAATTTTCCCGAAATGCAAAACATACTTTAACAAAGAAATGCAGAGAGGGATTAAAAAGTCCGGAGTTAAGAAAATCAAGCTTCACGCACTGAGACACAGCCATATATCGCTACTGATAGAAATGGGTTTTACACCTGTTGATATTGCAGCAAGAACAGGACATGAGAGCATAAAGGTGTTGATGGATTACAGCCATATGTTCCCTAACAAACAGATGGATATGGCGAATCGGTTGGATAAGGAGGGAGAATACAGTGAAAGCACCGAAATTTCCAAGCTATGA
- a CDS encoding DNA primase — translation MINKENYLQNIPLELRQYKQWLWFKRIVKVDKWGKEKISKIPISPITLKSDGWNDRKHWTDFETAVKNLESSGSDGLSFALSKDDPFVCIDLDRVDDSFGDFLNDFHDTYREVSQSGRGVHIFAKGVIAKNFNNQIEKVEMYQENRCIAMTGNIQRFGNVPVRTIKPKQKELDKYYKLFAPKDSIKEAIRKYQVMDDRVPDSNKVIEIMCRHNARAKALFEGSNTSGDPSKDDFVLLLFLNSFTHGNAEMMKEIFLRSALNRMGDKSKRRTEAGYLRYLDESIRKALQGGNQRYWDYNYHRKKGGYSLE, via the coding sequence ATGATAAACAAGGAGAACTATCTACAAAATATTCCACTTGAATTAAGGCAATATAAGCAATGGCTGTGGTTTAAGAGAATTGTAAAAGTAGACAAATGGGGAAAAGAAAAAATTTCTAAAATACCCATCAGCCCAATCACATTAAAATCAGATGGTTGGAACGATAGAAAGCATTGGACGGATTTTGAAACGGCAGTTAAAAATTTAGAAAGTAGTGGCTCGGATGGATTGTCTTTTGCACTAAGCAAAGATGATCCATTTGTTTGTATCGACTTAGATCGGGTTGATGACAGCTTTGGAGATTTTCTAAATGACTTCCATGACACCTATCGAGAAGTCTCACAATCCGGGAGAGGTGTTCATATCTTTGCTAAAGGTGTGATTGCAAAAAACTTCAATAATCAAATCGAAAAAGTGGAGATGTATCAGGAAAACAGGTGCATTGCGATGACAGGAAATATCCAAAGGTTTGGGAATGTGCCTGTCAGAACGATCAAGCCAAAACAAAAAGAACTGGATAAATACTATAAATTATTTGCTCCGAAAGATAGCATTAAAGAAGCGATTAGAAAGTATCAAGTGATGGATGACCGGGTTCCGGATAGCAACAAAGTTATAGAGATAATGTGCAGACATAATGCGAGGGCGAAGGCTTTGTTTGAAGGCTCGAACACAAGCGGAGATCCAAGCAAAGATGATTTTGTACTTCTTCTTTTCCTAAACAGCTTTACGCACGGAAACGCAGAAATGATGAAAGAAATCTTCCTCAGATCTGCACTGAATCGAATGGGAGATAAAAGCAAAAGAAGGACAGAAGCAGGCTATCTTAGATATTTGGATGAGAGTATTAGAAAAGCATTGCAGGGAGGCAATCAAAGATATTGGGATTATAACTATCACAGAAAAAAAGGAGGATATTCGCTTGAATAA